Genomic window (Rosa chinensis cultivar Old Blush chromosome 6, RchiOBHm-V2, whole genome shotgun sequence):
TGTTCTAAAGCTTACTGCTTTCATTGGTGGTGAAATGTATATTTCTTTCCCCTTAAAATCTTATatgtaaaaataaaatcatcAACAATTTTTTCTCCGTTGTAGTCAACTACCTCCTAGCcaaatcttttgttgttgtttaccGTAACCATTGTTTGATATACATTGCTGCCTTTACTCTAACAGCTCAAACCTCTAGGAGTCAGTGGTAGTCTAACATGGTTTCAAAAGCTCCAATTTCTATTCCTCTCCTCTTCATTAATTTGTGAGGTGTATGGTAGGGCCGCACATATATGTTTCTTtttgcctccctctctccaCTATAGGATAAGGCTGCACGTAGGTTGAGTTTTAGCTTGATAAACATTGTTGCTCCATTCCTAACAATTTAAGTTTGTAAATTCCTTTAATTGTTTGTCACGTAATAGTAATAGTAGTTATCGGATATATTATTTGAACTATAAAGATGTTGTGATCATGTAATCATCATTGTCAtccaatttttccttttatatgTTTGTTAATCGAGTTTCTACTGTGGTTGGCAGGATTCTCTTGGTAACTTTCAGAATCAAAATGAGGCAGAGCCTTTAGCTGGTCCCTTCTCAAAGTATATTGGAGACAATTCAGTGAAATATATTTCTTATCATGCTTCGCCAATATGTTTTGAGAAATATTATAGAGAGTACATGATAGCCTCATTACCTCGTTTGAGAATTTTAGATAACTTGCAAATTAGAAAGATTGATCAGGAAACTGCTAGGATGACATTTGCAGAATATTTTGAGCATGTACCATATCAAAGAAAGCCTAACGAAAATGTCGTTAGTGTGTTACAAAAGCGTGAAATAAGATCAAGCCAAAATCATGTACAAAGTCCTGGGAAAAAAGTATCGAATCTCTATGGAAAGTCTCAATGCTTCTATACCAGGTCTCTTTCTGCTGCCAAAATGGGATCTTGTGTTTGGCCATTCTTGAACCCGCTTTCTTTTTCAGGCAGTACTCTGGTAGGTGAAAGTAAGAGCTTTCGTCCTAGGCAGTTTGAGTATCATCCATCCAACTCTAGCCTTATGGTCTTTGGAACATTAGATGGTGAAATAGTTGCAGTCAACCATGAGAATGGGAAAATTGTCAGTTATATCCCATCACTAGGAGCAATGAATAGTGTGCTGGGACTCTTTTGGCTCAAGAAGTATCCCTCTAAGGTATCTACTTACTTCATGGAATGTAGTGCCCGCTGATTCTAGTCATGGTTCATTATAATTATCTGGATTTCACTCTTAAATTCTTATTCTCCTTGCATGGAACTCTTTCAAGCAgaaatttgttcaaaataaagttATATGGCATAATAGCTTTTAACAGCATGCATTGCAACTGAAGGGATTATGCAGCATAGGATTCATCATGATAGGATATGTTTATAGGTGTATTTTCTAAATGAATTTTCTATAACTAAAGAACTAACTTGTACAACATTGCCTGATAGTAGCTACAGATAAAAATACAACATAGTACATTGGCACTTTTGAGCATGGATGGATATCATGACAGGATGGATCCATGATTGCTCCTAATTTGAGAGCTTCTATCACTATTATGTCCTTTCCGATTGTTATGTAGAAATTAAGTATGTTCGGAAGCAATTCGTAGGTGGAAACCGTGGAATCCTTTGGCATCTCAGATAGTGCTTtcaatacctttttttttttttttttgaaaaggtgCTTTCAATACTTAGATGTGAAAATTTCTTCAGGCGAAAATATATGTTGAAATTGCTATTCAAATGCAGAGAGTTCTGTTGACAATCAAATATTTGTTATCGTTGTGTTACTTTGTCCATACCTCTCTTGATTTGGCAAATTCTAATTAtgctttgtttatttgttatgGTGAATGCCAGCTAATAGCtggttcagaacttcagataaTGGCTCATTGAAATTGTACGACATCCATCATATGCGATCAATGGAAACAGGCATATATGGTGGTGCCGGGTCTGTCTCCTTTGACGAGTTTGACCAGTTGACATCTGTTCATGTTAATTCCACGGACGAGCTATTTCTTGCTAGTGGATACTCAAGAGACATTGCCTTATATGACATTAGTAGTGGAAAGCGCTTACAGGTGTTTACTAATATGCATCGGGAGCATATTAATGTAATAAAGTTTGCAAACCATTCCCCATCTGTTTTCGCCACTTCTTCATTTGATCAGGATGTCAAGATGTGGGACCTAAGACAGAAACCAATAAGCCCTTGCTATTCCTCTTCAAGTTCTAGGGGTAATGTGATGGTTTGCTTTTCTCCTGATgatcactatcttcttgtctcagCTGTTGATAACGAGGTAATTTCTATCTTTAGTTCATAAAATTTATGAGATCAGGTCAACAATATGTTCCCATGTGACTAAGAACCTCTTCTACTGGGGACTATGACGCTATTAAAGAGTGTTAAGTCCATTGGTGTTGGTCTAGACTCTAGATATTAGATACCTGGTTAAGAACCAAACTTTGTGAGACTGGTTACCACTGATGCTCTCTAGGGTTAAAACTTATAACAGTATGAAATAAAAAGTGCAAAATGcagcattttttgtttttatttgaataaactatttagttttgtttttctttccctatttatttacttattatttttttttttatgatccACATTCCAAAAGAAGATGACTTGTCATTGTGGTACCTCAAGTCTGGATTCAACTTGATTTAGCTGCTAAGGTCTCTAGCTACCATGTGTTTTGTTACTCTTAATGCAAGTTGTAGATGGTTGCATATATAGGAGGCAATAATTGTATTGCCGCCTTAAGTTTTGTGCAAGGAGACTAAGTATCTTGATAGGGAGTAGGTGACGTAGTCTGTGATAGGTCCTTCAAGATTTGTTTAatgttctttctttttgctATATCTCATTTAATGATATTATTTAAATAGTAAATAGTGCAACTTTACCAAATGCCCTTCCAGAAATTTTAGCATACTTTGAGATGCACTTGTCGATGATGTCAGGTTAGGCAACTTCTCGCAGTTGATGGGAGACTTCACTTGAATTTTGAGATAGCCTCTACAGGAAGTTCTCAGAACTACACTCGATCCTATTACATGAATGGAAGAGATTATATCATCAGTGGGAGTTGTGATGAACATGTTGTCCGCATATGCTGTGCTCAAACAGGGAGGCGCCTGAGGGATATATCTTTGGAGGTACAGCTTTCTAGTTTATATTTATATCCCTACTTTTAAGTACCATGACACATGGTTTCATTGTCAAATATAGGCTTATTATGCTACTAGAGTAGGATTACTATCTGATGTTAAAATATCTACTGTTGTTGGGTCACTTTGGATCTGGGTGAAGTTTCAAGTTGATATTTTCATCCTACCTGCCCCATGAAATGGGACTTCATTTTTTCTATTATAAGAGTATATTGTACAACTCCTCCTTGCACCTTTGTCTCACGTGCGAGCACAAGTGCACATCACAATGTCCTCTCAAGATGTtcaattaaatctgattttgcacCCTTTTCTTGTTATGTGGTACAAGTTTTAGGGGGGGGAATAATTTTACGAGTCGATGTCAAATTATCGATAGTAAGTAATGTGGTACAACCTTTTAGacaaaaaagatatatatgtgACAAATTAggagataaaaagaaagaaaaaatatattgaaATCTAGTGGTTTAACACTTCAATTTGAGAGTCTTGATACTGAAAAGGAACAAAGAACAAAATTCCAGAGGGGGAAAGATAAACGATGATAAGAAGTAAGCTCATCATTCTGAATGTAGTAGTATTTTGCTGTTCTTATGCAGGGAGGAGGAAGATCTAGGAGTTCTATGTTTGTGCAATCTTTGAGGGGTGATCCTTTCAGAGTGAGTTTCTCTATACTACTGGCATCAACTCTTTTTGTAAATcaagtagattttttttttttaatttgtaacATACTTGCATTTACAATGCATTTGTTTTGTATATCACAATTATAATTCGACAACTTATAAAGAAGAAAACTGTTACATGCCTCACTCACCTCAGAAGTGGTTCGATGCACATGATTGTTTCTCCATTATCAACTAACATATCTCTGATATGCATTATGTCCTTATTTCCCAGGAATTCAACATGAGTATCTTGGCAGCCCATATGCGTCCAAGATTGAAGTCTGAAATTATCAAGGTAGGACTTGTGCTTCTTTGCTTCtgttgttaaaaatcatgtaacgTGAGACACTCATGTTTCCTAATTGCAATTTTGCAGGTCAATCTGCTAGCTAGCATCTAGTGATTATGCCAAGGAACACTTTGATGGTCAGCAGGCTTGCCCAACCAATAGTATGGGAGGTTGATGTATGTACCTAATTTGCAAAAATGTGTATACATGCATGTAGGTGCGTAACTACGAATGTATACAACCCTCGTCTTAGACAAGAAACATGCAAAATAGAAAACATAGGTCATTTAGCAGTCAGTTTCTTGGTGATGAGAATTCTTTTAGTTCTGATTGTGTATATGAATTTGTAACATAGTTATTTCAGTCAATGCAAACCTTTCCAGAAAGCTTGAGTCTGACACGTTTGTATCAGCTATGTTCTGGACCTCCCTGAGGTTGATAAGTAAAAATATTCTCATGGCAGGAAAATCAATAGTAACAGTACAGTACATTTTCATTCCCTTTCTCAAAGGTGAGAGATATGTATATGTGATGCATTTTACTAAGCTACTTGATCTAATTTGTGACATATGCTTAgtaattatgattattattattttttttttggtgaacttgccactacacaTTCATTATCTGGCGTATAAAAGAGTACTAAACATATGTCTAGGGAAGGGTTTGGCTGCTTGTATCCCATTCTAATGTTTAGCTGCTTCTTGATCTAGGGAAGGGTTTAAAAGAGTACTAAACATGTCTAGGGAAGGGTTTAGCTGCTTCTTGATCTAACATTTTAACTGACAGATGTTTATATGCTGCTGGATCTAGGGAAGGGTTTACTGTTTGTGACATTTTTTTATGTCTGATCAACCAACGGGGTTCCGGGTCTAGGATTTAGGATTCAGCTTAAGGCCACTTCACATATACTACCAAAACCAAGAAGCCACTAGTACCTTAACCTAACCTCCTTGAAACTCTCAGAAACCGCGTGGACCTGATCCACCTTTCCTTGTCTCCACCGACTCAAAAAATTGTGCTAAAGTTCAGTACTTCCAGCTGTGCTTTCCTAACAttcatatttcattatttaccAGCTCAGCTGCTCATGTACAAGTATGGCAGTGTAAAAGTTACAGGTCTTCTGATGATTTACTTGCAGTTAATGAGGTAGGACATCCCCTAAGTTACGAAGTCTAACCTCCCTCACTATTTAAAGCCCCCACTTGAGGTTTCCTCCACACTCCCTCAAGCACACTTCTCAACTGTGATTTGTTCTTAGTTTGAAGGTGAAGATGAAGATCTCCTTCCCTGTTCTTgtctgttttcttcttcttagctCCTCTCTGATGGAGCCGGCCTTCGCTGCTACCTCCTGTAAGctgcattttcttttttactagCTCAGTGTTTGATCAATTGTTGAAATTTAAGCCGGGTTTGTGTAAGATTTTTCGGATACTGATTGGGGTTCTAACTGTGTGCACATTATCACTAATGTTATGTATTTGAAGACAACTATTCAGTTCCTAAGTGGGTTTGTTTGGTTTACTCTGTTATTGTTGGATACTGATGTTGGTTTGTCTTTTTTTGGGGGATGATTGTGAAACAGCATACTGCAGCAACAAGTGTTCGACTCGGTGTGCAGTAGCAGGAGTTCAAGATCGATGCCTCAAGTACTGTGGGATATGCTGTGAAGAGTGCAAGTGTGTCCCTTCTGGGACTTATGGCAACAAGCATGAGTGCCCTTGCTACAGGgacaagaagaacaagaaggggAAGCCCAAGTGCCCCTGAAACTTGATCAAGAGCGTCTCAGATCAACTGCTCAAACCTGATCTGCATCTACTGTTTACTACTCTACTACTCTACTAGTCAATTATAAATAATTTTAGAATGAGTAGAAGAGTGTGTGTCAGAGAGAATGAGTAAAAGAGTGTGTCAGTGCCCTTTGTGTTATAAAATATGATCTATAATGTTTAGTGAGAGTAATCTAGTTTGCTTTGGAGTTGATTAGCACTCTTTGATGATCAATGTCCAAATGGTGTTGGGTTTGTGTAAAATGGTGAATAAGAATGGTTTTCTTAAGTTTACGAGGGTTTTGGAGCCCAGTTGGTCTCATATTGTATCAAatctttaatttaaaaaatatctCATCTATGTTGATATAAATGATGATAAAAGTATTAGTTTGATATATATTGTTAAGACGTTCTGAATTTGATTTAACGATTTATTTCTGAATTTAATTTAACAATTTATTTTCGACTTATCTTCAACATTTCTGAACTTAATTTAACAATTCACAACATTTCTGAACTTAATTTAACAATTCATTTCTGAATTATATTGAATATGTAATCAGTAAGTTAAAGTGTAGTAGGTTTTGGGAGACATGAATGCTAGGCACAGGGTTGGTGTAGGGAATCTTTAGGGAGTTGTAAATTGCCTGGTCCTTCTTCTGATCCAGACCGACTAGATCCTGCGTCACTGAACTGTGCAACCGCAAGTGTCACACAAACCCAAAACCTTAAATTCAAATATATTATTTAAGGTTGTTTATTGACTAgcagaagaaaaatattaaattcTAGTGAAGCACATCATGTGCTTAAACCACATTGCATATGGCACTGTTTGGCATCGTctctaaattgaaattaatagTATATTATCTAAGTTTCAAAATTTTAATTTcgtgtggaggttgatcgtggTTTATTAAATGTGGAAGTAAATCGTGTAGCCCTAAAGAGCATGACAATGTTGGCAAAATGGGTTAAGGGGGCTCCAGATTCATCCGAAATTTTGACTAGTACACCTACCCAAACTTCTAAAGCTTTTCCCTCATATTTATTTTAGTGGGGTTTATATTGTGCAAGTCATTTAATGGAGTTGAAACTAAATTGATCGAGTTTGAGTTAAATTGGACCTACTTTTTGCGTTTGGTAAACCGAAACAAATCAAGCTTAATCGGTTTGGTCTCAATTCCATATCGGGTGAATCGATGGTTTTTTGGCAATCGAATAGCAGCCTCAGTATCGAACTAAGATCATCCTTAGACTAATAATagtaaaagaaataatataaaACAATGATTTTCATTTTAGCTTGATACAGTATGACTTTAGGTAAATTGGCTCATGACTTCTGTTCA
Coding sequences:
- the LOC121048962 gene encoding peamaclein-like, with amino-acid sequence MKISFPVLVCFLLLSSSLMEPAFAATSSYCSNKCSTRCAVAGVQDRCLKYCGICCEECKCVPSGTYGNKHECPCYRDKKNKKGKPKCP